TTAGCCGTAACTATTCCACTTTTCTTTATAGTATCAATGGTAGGTATGGTAAATCCCCCTGCTTTTTCTCTAGCAATGCAGAACCAAAAAAAATGGGCTGGAAGTGCTTCTGCCATACTGGGACTTGGCATGAATCTAATTGGAGGATTACTTTCTCCTTTAGTAGGTATAAGAGGAAACCAAACTTATGTACCTATGGCCTTACTTATTTTAATTTGTAATATTGGTGCCTTTTTAATTTTTTATTTATATCTAAACAGGCAAATTCCATATAATAGCTCTAACGGCATCTAAAATTTTATTCCTCAACAAGCCTGTATCCTACTCCAACCTCTGTATATATATACTCAGGTTGAGAAGGATCCTTTTCTAGTTTTCTCCTTAAATTGGCCATGAAAACTCTAAGTGACTGTGTTTCATTTCCAAGGGATGTTCCCCAGATTTCCCTGGTAATAAAATTGTGAGTCAATACTTTCCCTGAATACTTACAGAGCAATTCCATTATTCTGTATTCTATGGGGGTTAAATGTATTTCATCATCATTTACAGTTACACGTCTCTTATCAAAATCCACAAAAAGCTGTTTTACTTTGAAAGTATGCATTGCTGTATTTTCCTTTTCATTCGATATACTATGCCTTAAGGATACACGAATTCTAGCTAAAAGTTCCCCTATTCCAAAGGGCTTGGTTAAATAATCGTCAGCTCCTTTGTCAAGAGCTTCAACCTTTTGTCTTTCCTTTTCTCTGGCAGATACAATTATAATTGGAATATTTGATAATTCTCTTATTTTTGATATAACTTCAATTCCATCAATATCTGGAAGGCCCAAATCAAGTATTATAATATCTGGATTATTTGCCATGGAAAGTGCAATGGCCTCCTTTCCCTTGTCCGTTTCAATATATTTATATCCTTGCGATGATAAGGCTGCTGCTATAAAATTTCTTATAGGTTTATCATCTTCAACTATAAGAATATAAGGCTTATCTTTCATAATTAATTTCCTCTCTCTTTTCTTTTGGAATATTAAATTTAAAAACAGCTCCTCCTTCTTTTTTGTTGTAGGCTGTAATTTTTCCTCCATGTAGCTCCACTATGGACTTACAAATGGCAAGCCCTAGACCTACTCCCCTTCGTGAATCGGATACTTTACTTCCATTTGTAAAAAATCTGTCAAA
This window of the Clostridium kluyveri DSM 555 genome carries:
- a CDS encoding response regulator; this translates as MKDKPYILIVEDDKPIRNFIAAALSSQGYKYIETDKGKEAIALSMANNPDIIILDLGLPDIDGIEVISKIRELSNIPIIIVSAREKERQKVEALDKGADDYLTKPFGIGELLARIRVSLRHSISNEKENTAMHTFKVKQLFVDFDKRRVTVNDDEIHLTPIEYRIMELLCKYSGKVLTHNFITREIWGTSLGNETQSLRVFMANLRRKLEKDPSQPEYIYTEVGVGYRLVEE